The following are encoded in a window of Flavobacteriales bacterium genomic DNA:
- the ppsA gene encoding phosphoenolpyruvate synthase: MSTTPYLKWLHEVELSDIDTVGGKNASLGEMIQHLGKLGVSVPGGFVVTVASYHAFIEANELDQKIRDIVAGLDADDVENIRRTGLAVRTLIKNGKFPEPIWKGILAHYAEMSQRYGQEQTDVAVRSSATAEDLPDASFAGQQETFLNIRGPQDLISAVRNCFASLWTDRAIVYRQTRNYDHFEVGLSVGVQKMVRSDLGSSGVAFSLDTESGFKEVVLINGSYGLGEMVVQGAVSPDEFLVFKPTLAQGYSAIIEKKIGHKDRKMIYGVEPGKPTLVIPTERSQRNRFCITDEQALEIARSVTAIEKYYSEKKGHWCPMDVEWAVDGLTGGLFIVQARPETIHSQKDDDRVVEYKLDHDAAPGASQPKVITKGIAIGDRVGAGKVRILFSLDGRGGGTDGKDFQQGDVLVTDMTDPDWEPIMKKASAIITNKGGRTCHAAIVAREMGVPAIVGCGNATELLDTGMEVTASCCEGDNGVIYQGIIPFRKEETMLNDLPAVRTPIMLNVASPDLAFKFAALPNAGVGLAREEFIINNYIQAHPLALLQHKELGDVTLSGKISYLIHGYEDEETYFVKRLSYGIAKIAAAFHPNKVIVRFSDFKSNEYRNLLGGEHFEPHEENPMIGWRGASRYYSETYKEAFGMECKAIRRVREKMGLKNVVVMIPFCRTVEELHAVTTVMKEYGLERGREGLELFLMAELPSNIMMAEEFAQHIDGFSIGSNDLTQLTLGLDRDSALVSHLYDERNPAVKRMLTMLIESAKRTGTKVGICGQGPSDFPDFAQFLVELGIDSISVTPDSLLKTRRAIAEVEQAIAGNGVAAR, translated from the coding sequence ATGAGCACCACCCCCTACCTGAAATGGCTCCACGAGGTGGAGCTCTCCGACATCGACACCGTGGGCGGCAAGAACGCCAGCCTGGGAGAGATGATCCAGCACCTCGGCAAGCTCGGGGTTTCCGTGCCCGGCGGCTTCGTGGTCACCGTGGCCAGCTACCACGCCTTCATCGAGGCCAACGAGCTGGACCAGAAGATCCGCGACATCGTGGCGGGGCTGGACGCGGACGATGTGGAGAACATCCGGCGCACCGGTCTGGCCGTGCGCACCCTGATCAAGAACGGCAAGTTCCCCGAGCCCATCTGGAAGGGCATCCTGGCGCATTATGCCGAGATGAGCCAGCGATACGGCCAGGAGCAGACCGATGTGGCCGTGCGCAGCAGCGCCACCGCCGAGGACCTGCCCGATGCCAGTTTCGCCGGGCAGCAGGAGACCTTCCTCAACATCCGCGGCCCGCAGGACCTGATCAGCGCCGTGCGCAACTGCTTCGCCTCCCTGTGGACCGACCGCGCCATCGTGTACCGCCAGACCCGGAACTACGATCACTTCGAAGTGGGCCTCAGCGTGGGGGTGCAGAAGATGGTGCGCTCCGACCTGGGCAGCAGCGGCGTGGCCTTCAGCCTCGATACCGAAAGCGGTTTCAAGGAGGTCGTCCTCATCAACGGCAGCTATGGCCTGGGCGAGATGGTGGTGCAGGGCGCGGTGAGCCCGGACGAGTTCCTGGTGTTCAAGCCCACGCTGGCGCAAGGCTATAGCGCCATCATCGAGAAGAAGATCGGCCACAAGGACCGCAAGATGATCTACGGCGTGGAGCCCGGGAAGCCCACGCTTGTCATTCCCACCGAGCGCAGCCAGCGCAACCGCTTCTGCATCACCGACGAGCAGGCGCTGGAGATCGCGCGCAGCGTCACCGCCATCGAGAAGTACTATTCCGAGAAGAAGGGCCACTGGTGCCCCATGGATGTGGAGTGGGCGGTGGACGGCCTCACCGGCGGCCTCTTCATCGTGCAGGCGCGGCCCGAGACCATACACAGCCAGAAAGACGATGACCGCGTGGTGGAGTACAAACTCGACCACGATGCCGCTCCAGGAGCTTCACAACCCAAGGTCATCACCAAGGGCATCGCCATCGGCGACCGTGTGGGGGCCGGCAAGGTGCGCATCCTCTTCAGCCTCGACGGGCGTGGCGGCGGCACCGACGGCAAGGACTTCCAACAGGGCGACGTGCTGGTGACCGACATGACCGACCCCGACTGGGAGCCGATCATGAAGAAGGCCAGCGCCATCATCACCAACAAGGGCGGCCGCACCTGCCACGCGGCGATCGTGGCGCGCGAAATGGGCGTGCCCGCCATCGTGGGCTGCGGCAACGCCACCGAACTGCTGGACACCGGCATGGAGGTGACCGCCAGCTGCTGCGAAGGCGACAACGGTGTGATCTACCAGGGCATCATCCCCTTCCGCAAGGAAGAGACGATGCTGAACGACCTGCCCGCGGTGCGCACCCCCATCATGCTCAACGTGGCCAGCCCGGACCTCGCCTTCAAGTTCGCCGCGCTGCCCAACGCCGGCGTGGGCCTGGCCCGCGAGGAGTTCATCATCAACAACTACATCCAGGCGCACCCGCTGGCCCTGCTCCAGCACAAGGAACTCGGCGATGTCACCCTCAGCGGCAAGATCAGCTACCTCATCCACGGCTACGAGGACGAGGAGACCTACTTCGTGAAGCGCCTCAGCTACGGCATCGCCAAGATCGCCGCGGCCTTCCACCCCAACAAGGTGATCGTGCGCTTCAGCGATTTCAAGAGCAACGAGTACCGCAATCTGCTTGGTGGCGAACACTTCGAGCCGCACGAGGAGAACCCCATGATCGGCTGGCGCGGCGCCTCGCGGTACTACAGCGAAACGTACAAGGAGGCCTTCGGCATGGAGTGCAAGGCCATCCGCCGGGTGCGCGAGAAGATGGGCCTGAAGAACGTGGTGGTGATGATCCCCTTCTGCCGCACCGTGGAGGAACTGCACGCGGTGACCACCGTGATGAAGGAATACGGCCTGGAGCGCGGCAGGGAGGGACTCGAACTGTTCCTGATGGCCGAGCTGCCCAGCAACATCATGATGGCCGAGGAGTTCGCCCAGCACATCGACGGGTTCTCCATCGGCAGCAACGACCTGACCCAGCTCACACTCGGTCTCGACCGTGACAGCGCCTTGGTGAGCCACCTCTACGACGAGCGCAACCCCGCCGTGAAGCGTATGCTGACGATGCTGATCGAAAGCGCCAAACGCACAGGCACCAAGGTGGGCATCTGCGGGCAAGGACCTTCGGACTTCCCGGACTTCGCGCAATTCCTGGTGGAACTCGGCATCGACAGCATCAGCGTGACACCGGACAGCCTGCTGAAGACGCGAAGAGCGATCGCGGAGGTGGAACAGGCGATCGCCGGGAACGGGGTGGCGGCGCGCTGA
- a CDS encoding type II toxin-antitoxin system RelE/ParE family toxin yields MAAPRVSSSKSFEVRTIATFDRQLKALAKKHSSLKHDYSKLLDELERDPFQGAALGNACYKRRMAIASKGKGKSGGARVILHIVLRDHLVWLLAIYDKAEIDSIPAAEIKRLLKEIP; encoded by the coding sequence ATGGCCGCCCCGCGCGTGAGCTCCTCGAAGAGCTTTGAGGTCAGGACCATCGCCACCTTCGATCGTCAACTGAAGGCCCTGGCGAAGAAGCACTCCTCACTCAAGCATGACTATTCCAAGCTGCTGGACGAACTGGAACGCGACCCGTTCCAAGGCGCCGCGTTGGGCAATGCCTGCTACAAACGGCGCATGGCCATCGCTTCCAAAGGGAAGGGCAAGTCTGGTGGTGCGCGAGTGATCCTGCACATCGTCTTGCGTGACCATTTGGTCTGGCTGCTGGCCATCTACGACAAGGCGGAGATCGACAGCATTCCCGCAGCGGAGATCAAGCGCTTGCTGAAGGAGATCCCATAG
- a CDS encoding M1 family metallopeptidase: protein MRHLILPFLLLPAAVFAQPEPFGCHYFHGQRFQPAPMTDAQRSQIEETIARSEIHDILHYDIHLDVTDYNGQWIKGHTTVSFKALQEEGTSITFDLLALTVDSVTGPGGPMDFDHDGEFLIIPLDPPLAVGEELDITVHYQGSPLRDTQWGGFYFASNYIYNLGIGISTIPPNFGKVWYPCFDSFVERATYTYHVKSAGTYRLHGQGTFLGETQLGGDTVIRAYHIPQPIPTHLSAIAVADYQTHSWTHQGLNGDIPVTLNAKPANMNGMISRFVDLDDAIDACEHWFGPYGFDRVGYVLTTDGALEIPTNVAYPQFMTGQPLSSNRRLLTHELGHHWWGNIVTPYVHNHMWLKEGPAEYSAHLIEEWQAGAEGLRRAVKNNLVFILRQAHVNDGGYQALSPMPDQYIYGTHTYYKGAAVMHNLRGYLGDEVFRQAMSDIQEQYAYTTMDADEFRDRLEAVTGQDLNPFFDAWVFAPGYGVFEVRNKWVVPTGAQYLVGLEIQQKLLAAEEFHQQVPVDLSFISATGQVYDTLVTLGGAMTAVATLLPFEPAVVALNRYARLNQARLDHEITVAPGQVLDPILPYVDFRLYADNLVDSTFTRVEHYWVRPDDDGLGDHVIARSNTHYWTVDGRWPAGTVLRSRLYYYGANANQLDHELIAGNEEGICVLYRSGPGHAWEVYNGQEVVAGSLTNGTGYIQLLDLKKGQYAFGKATEIVSVSGPDGPEYRPMEVFPVPARDRITVRGHLDAPATLVIDVVGLDGRILRRETAPAQGPFSLPLDLQGIPAGAHVLRVNTTDGIIVGAARFEVLR, encoded by the coding sequence ATGCGCCATCTCATCCTGCCCTTTCTGTTGCTGCCCGCCGCCGTGTTCGCCCAACCCGAACCCTTCGGTTGCCACTATTTCCACGGACAGCGCTTTCAACCCGCGCCCATGACCGATGCGCAGCGCAGCCAGATCGAGGAGACCATCGCGCGCAGCGAGATCCATGACATTTTGCACTACGACATCCACCTGGATGTGACGGACTACAACGGGCAGTGGATCAAGGGCCACACCACCGTGAGCTTCAAGGCCCTGCAGGAGGAAGGCACGAGCATCACCTTCGACCTGTTGGCCCTGACGGTGGATTCGGTGACCGGGCCGGGCGGTCCTATGGACTTCGACCACGACGGCGAATTCCTCATCATTCCGCTGGACCCGCCGCTGGCCGTGGGCGAGGAGCTGGACATCACCGTGCACTACCAGGGCAGCCCCCTGCGCGACACGCAATGGGGCGGCTTCTACTTCGCAAGCAACTACATCTACAACCTGGGCATCGGCATCAGCACCATACCGCCCAACTTCGGCAAGGTGTGGTACCCCTGCTTCGACAGCTTCGTTGAGCGCGCCACCTACACCTACCACGTGAAGAGCGCGGGCACCTACCGTCTGCATGGGCAGGGCACCTTCCTGGGCGAAACACAACTCGGTGGCGACACGGTGATCCGCGCCTACCACATTCCGCAGCCCATCCCCACGCACCTGAGCGCCATCGCCGTGGCCGACTACCAGACGCATTCCTGGACGCACCAGGGCCTCAATGGCGACATCCCGGTGACGCTGAACGCCAAGCCCGCGAACATGAACGGCATGATCTCCCGCTTCGTGGACCTGGACGACGCGATCGATGCCTGCGAACACTGGTTCGGACCCTATGGTTTCGATCGTGTGGGCTACGTGCTCACCACCGACGGCGCGCTGGAGATCCCCACCAACGTGGCCTACCCGCAATTCATGACCGGCCAGCCGCTCTCCAGCAACCGCCGCCTGCTCACCCACGAGTTGGGCCACCACTGGTGGGGCAACATCGTGACGCCCTATGTGCACAACCACATGTGGCTGAAGGAAGGCCCGGCGGAGTACAGCGCCCATCTGATCGAGGAATGGCAGGCTGGCGCCGAGGGGCTTCGCCGCGCGGTGAAGAACAACCTGGTCTTCATCCTGCGCCAGGCCCATGTGAACGACGGTGGCTACCAGGCCCTTTCGCCCATGCCCGACCAGTACATCTACGGCACGCACACCTACTACAAGGGCGCGGCGGTGATGCACAACCTGCGCGGCTATCTCGGCGATGAGGTCTTCCGCCAGGCCATGAGCGACATCCAGGAGCAGTACGCCTACACCACCATGGACGCCGATGAATTCCGCGACCGGCTGGAGGCCGTCACCGGACAGGACCTCAACCCCTTCTTCGATGCCTGGGTCTTCGCGCCGGGCTACGGGGTCTTCGAGGTGCGCAACAAGTGGGTCGTTCCCACGGGAGCCCAATACCTGGTGGGGCTGGAGATCCAGCAGAAGCTGCTCGCCGCTGAAGAATTCCACCAGCAGGTTCCGGTGGACCTGAGCTTCATCTCCGCCACAGGGCAGGTATACGATACGCTTGTGACATTGGGTGGCGCCATGACCGCGGTGGCCACCCTGCTTCCCTTCGAGCCCGCTGTGGTGGCCCTGAACCGCTACGCGCGCTTGAACCAGGCACGCCTGGACCATGAGATCACCGTGGCGCCGGGCCAGGTGCTGGACCCCATCCTGCCTTACGTGGACTTCCGACTTTACGCGGACAACCTGGTGGACAGCACCTTCACCCGCGTGGAGCACTATTGGGTTCGGCCCGATGATGACGGTCTCGGCGACCATGTGATCGCGCGCTCTAACACGCACTACTGGACCGTGGACGGCCGCTGGCCCGCAGGCACCGTGTTGCGCAGCCGCCTCTATTACTACGGCGCGAACGCCAACCAGCTGGACCATGAGCTGATCGCCGGGAACGAGGAGGGCATCTGCGTGCTTTACCGCAGCGGCCCCGGCCACGCCTGGGAAGTGTACAACGGCCAGGAAGTGGTGGCGGGCAGCCTCACCAACGGCACGGGCTACATCCAGCTTCTGGACCTGAAGAAGGGCCAGTACGCCTTCGGCAAGGCCACGGAGATCGTGTCCGTGAGCGGTCCTGATGGACCGGAGTACAGGCCGATGGAGGTCTTCCCCGTGCCGGCCCGCGATCGCATCACGGTGCGTGGCCATCTGGACGCGCCCGCCACGCTGGTGATCGATGTGGTTGGTCTGGACGGCCGCATCCTGCGCCGCGAAACGGCACCCGCCCAAGGGCCCTTCAGCCTGCCGCTCGACCTGCAGGGCATTCCCGCCGGGGCGCACGTGCTGCGCGTGAACACCACCGACGGCATCATCGTGGGTGCGGCGCGCTTCGAGGTGTTGCGCTGA
- a CDS encoding T9SS type A sorting domain-containing protein, with product MSARAGVFHCMLLLGSVNCCAPMLLAQTPLVPDWIRLWPFGQDPQYLDAFSPPWQDNHVAVDAVTGHVHVCISDETMMASPRAELLYTFTNDGSELTPSPTPLLNPVSGAEYAELYDIPFNLLGTRDLSAHDGRVSAAHHVLLIANRAHWFSSLDANGARWNATQGWFHPGGPLFMHVAANTEGVFMANSHMLPWDGTPWFPGFPSSVFHYSSDGWPLWKRPLTDLPHDMVVSDGIVYVLTGLIAGSLIECFSVSDGSPLPSITLGVGVQRMLIIDGQIHTAAEGTSITLRRHAASGAVVWSTAFPMGGFAVLSGLEADALGRVWASASKADPGWTEFQGGRLVGADGSGVALGTWSYGASMSGLATDGDNVYLTGAVSSTGTGTYLIAKSIALITGAEATRTNNHPAVWPIPANDMLHVAFDSAPTKLAIEDALGRRVAEHVARGEGGRVTLDVSNIPSGHYLLRSLDLARPWAAPLIIAR from the coding sequence ATGAGCGCCCGGGCTGGAGTTTTCCACTGCATGCTCTTGCTGGGATCGGTGAACTGCTGCGCACCCATGCTTCTGGCACAAACGCCGCTGGTACCGGACTGGATCCGGTTGTGGCCTTTCGGTCAGGATCCCCAGTATTTGGACGCCTTCAGCCCGCCATGGCAGGACAACCATGTGGCGGTGGATGCCGTGACCGGCCATGTGCATGTGTGCATCAGTGATGAAACGATGATGGCATCGCCGCGCGCCGAACTCCTTTACACCTTCACCAACGACGGATCCGAACTCACCCCTTCGCCCACCCCGCTGTTGAATCCCGTGAGTGGCGCGGAGTATGCCGAATTGTATGACATCCCCTTCAACCTGCTGGGTACACGGGACCTGTCAGCGCACGATGGGCGCGTTTCCGCCGCGCACCATGTGTTGCTCATCGCCAACCGCGCGCATTGGTTCTCCAGCCTTGATGCGAACGGTGCGCGCTGGAACGCCACGCAAGGTTGGTTCCACCCGGGGGGGCCATTGTTCATGCATGTGGCGGCGAACACGGAGGGCGTCTTCATGGCCAACAGCCATATGCTGCCTTGGGATGGAACACCATGGTTTCCGGGCTTCCCTTCAAGTGTCTTCCATTATTCCTCCGATGGCTGGCCGCTCTGGAAGCGCCCACTCACAGACCTTCCGCACGACATGGTCGTGTCGGATGGCATCGTGTACGTGTTGACCGGCTTGATCGCCGGTTCGCTCATCGAGTGCTTCTCCGTGTCGGATGGCTCACCGCTTCCGTCCATCACCTTGGGCGTTGGCGTGCAACGCATGTTGATCATCGACGGTCAGATCCACACCGCCGCCGAGGGGACCAGCATCACGCTGCGCAGGCACGCCGCCAGTGGCGCCGTGGTATGGTCCACGGCTTTTCCCATGGGTGGTTTCGCGGTTCTCTCCGGGCTGGAGGCTGATGCGCTGGGCCGTGTTTGGGCATCCGCCAGCAAGGCGGACCCCGGCTGGACGGAATTCCAAGGCGGCCGGCTGGTGGGTGCGGACGGATCGGGTGTTGCGCTGGGCACCTGGTCCTATGGCGCCTCCATGAGTGGCCTGGCCACCGATGGGGACAACGTCTACCTCACTGGCGCGGTATCCAGTACGGGAACGGGTACCTACCTCATCGCGAAGAGCATCGCGTTGATCACAGGCGCAGAAGCGACCCGGACCAATAACCATCCCGCCGTGTGGCCCATACCGGCGAACGACATGCTGCACGTGGCGTTCGATAGTGCTCCCACCAAGCTGGCGATCGAGGACGCCCTGGGACGGCGCGTGGCGGAACATGTCGCACGCGGAGAAGGAGGACGCGTCACTTTGGATGTATCCAACATCCCTTCGGGACACTACCTGCTGCGCTCGCTGGACCTCGCCAGACCTTGGGCCGCACCGCTCATCATCGCGCGGTGA
- a CDS encoding OsmC family protein has translation MSDEHRYALDLLWQGGHTRTYDSYTREHHIRIAGKPDLIGTADPMFRGAAHQHNPEDLLLAALSGCHLLTYLALCARARINVLSYRDQAEGTLLLTKDGGGHFTEVVLRPEVTVEAEHMLEKARFFHGEVHKYCFIARSVNFPVRCEAQVSVK, from the coding sequence ATGTCCGACGAACATCGCTACGCCCTGGATCTGCTGTGGCAGGGCGGCCACACCCGCACCTACGATAGCTACACCCGCGAGCACCACATCCGCATCGCCGGCAAACCGGACCTGATCGGCACGGCCGACCCCATGTTCCGCGGCGCCGCGCACCAGCACAACCCGGAGGACCTGCTGCTGGCGGCGTTGAGCGGATGCCACCTGCTCACCTACCTCGCCCTTTGCGCCAGGGCACGCATCAATGTGCTCAGCTACCGCGACCAAGCGGAAGGCACGCTATTGCTCACCAAGGACGGTGGTGGGCATTTCACCGAAGTGGTGCTGCGCCCCGAGGTGACCGTGGAAGCGGAACACATGCTGGAGAAGGCGCGCTTCTTCCATGGGGAGGTACACAAGTACTGCTTCATCGCCCGCAGCGTGAATTTCCCGGTGCGGTGCGAGGCGCAGGTATCGGTGAAGTGA